The Mucilaginibacter mallensis genome has a segment encoding these proteins:
- a CDS encoding family 43 glycosylhydrolase: MRFIYSFLLFSCCFLTPYCLMAQGNYQSPGNSNPIIPGYFADPTIKKFGDTYYIYATTDGNGGGLGPSQVWTSKDFVNWTMQDMNWPTTHNYWAPDVAFSNGKYYLYYCQPTVEVYGASSDTPVGPWTPLFPDGKAVVPNYLVPKVITLDGQTFKDDDGKYYMTWGTWGIYPGFGCGVGLLNPDMRSFSKTAQIPNTLAKDFFEGSFLFKRKGIYYLMYSSGFCENETYRVQYAMSKTSPMEGFAYGKNNPILATSVDGTVHGPGHNSVLQIGDDYYIIYHRHNNPHSGGGYNRQVCADKLVFDADGNIEKVIPTHTGVGFLGKNTNPYPNLAYVKKVTASSYYSADYKPEFAVDDNNGTLWKPKDNSAKAAWLQVDLGKLTPVKRVLTQFEYATWYYQYLIEYSADGKVWKIFSDKRNNHWHGSPAVDEGDVKARYIKLTITNTEYPGLYKAAWNLKVFGDGPAPVVPENLHQQVAEKYTQKGLLINLDAADLQAGAPVKEWKNTGALGGQFKTDGKALVADFIAGKKALIFTGRESLASSFNVPLSLAGNNSYTVSFWAYAPQLKDDNPLLAWSNDNDQLTAATFGYGTNRDFGAAQHSGFADIPYTHSAQLAGKWHHIAITFDGTFEKVYVDGTLNNQENKMLFVKRAANFVLGSDHDRQSHFSGAIVSLQVYDRPLAEPAIKALYTNVKPSRIAIYLDAAKLSYGKLQNWANEGDAGESLNASNAVPVVQDVAGRISVKFPEKTSLTLSEPLALKSNYSIVASMFDTKSAAGRWHLIIKTYNGNTTKKFIDGVPSANTDALNINAAGNAIEGLSGAIAGLSVYRYALSNDEIRMLNNVWQQNLHLPIDSALAFKQNPKALTTGMVRMEAADYAKNSNNSLQYNFTRLVNNTPVKQSGWVDEPYYIDYGLSVDQQYSYVFKVRDNAGNVTGDSKALNASTASAQFTVCTDDFSKQNDYLLSGVNGSIWDGFIGKGDKQSAQHIIAKNDTLTLESDNTYWDGSAPYGPFIYKNVIGDFVAEVEVSNVSGLAEKKVAGNNDAGLMVRFANNLGDSTHTEQLLQNSIFPAWNVGNMFTNFAYGDRRQTNIQTAWNYNKYLQIQREGNWFYVRTSSDNVNWVDLPGSPALRVDLDKKPVQVGLYQCTYGPKGGFASFADFRLIQGK; encoded by the coding sequence ATGCGTTTCATCTATTCATTTTTACTATTTAGCTGCTGTTTTTTAACCCCTTATTGTTTAATGGCGCAGGGTAATTACCAGTCACCGGGCAATAGCAACCCTATCATCCCCGGCTATTTTGCCGATCCTACTATAAAGAAATTTGGCGATACCTATTATATATATGCTACTACCGATGGTAATGGCGGCGGCCTGGGTCCATCTCAGGTGTGGACCTCAAAAGACTTTGTGAACTGGACCATGCAGGACATGAACTGGCCCACCACCCATAACTACTGGGCACCTGATGTGGCCTTTAGCAACGGCAAATACTATTTATACTACTGCCAGCCGACGGTTGAGGTTTACGGCGCGTCATCTGATACGCCGGTCGGCCCATGGACACCTCTTTTTCCAGATGGCAAGGCGGTTGTCCCTAATTACCTTGTACCAAAAGTTATAACACTCGACGGGCAAACTTTTAAGGATGACGACGGCAAGTATTACATGACCTGGGGTACCTGGGGAATCTATCCCGGTTTTGGCTGTGGTGTGGGCTTGTTAAACCCGGATATGCGGTCGTTCAGTAAAACGGCGCAAATCCCCAATACTTTGGCTAAGGACTTTTTTGAGGGATCGTTCCTATTTAAGCGCAAGGGTATTTATTATTTGATGTACTCATCAGGCTTTTGCGAAAATGAAACTTACCGTGTACAATATGCTATGAGCAAAACCAGCCCGATGGAGGGTTTTGCCTATGGCAAGAACAACCCTATACTGGCTACCAGTGTGGATGGTACCGTTCACGGGCCGGGGCATAATTCGGTGCTGCAGATTGGCGATGATTATTATATCATTTACCACAGGCATAATAACCCGCACTCGGGCGGTGGTTATAACAGGCAGGTTTGTGCCGACAAACTGGTTTTTGATGCTGATGGCAATATTGAAAAAGTAATCCCCACACATACAGGCGTAGGCTTTTTAGGCAAAAACACTAATCCATACCCTAACCTGGCTTATGTAAAAAAAGTCACTGCATCATCGTATTACAGTGCTGATTACAAACCAGAGTTTGCCGTTGATGATAACAACGGCACCTTGTGGAAACCCAAAGATAACAGCGCCAAAGCAGCATGGTTACAGGTTGATTTGGGTAAACTTACTCCCGTAAAACGAGTACTTACCCAATTTGAATATGCTACCTGGTATTATCAGTATTTAATAGAATATTCTGCAGATGGCAAAGTGTGGAAAATATTCTCGGATAAAAGAAATAACCACTGGCATGGTAGTCCGGCGGTGGATGAGGGTGATGTAAAAGCCCGGTATATAAAACTTACCATCACCAACACAGAATACCCCGGCTTGTACAAAGCGGCTTGGAATTTGAAAGTATTTGGCGATGGCCCAGCCCCTGTGGTGCCTGAGAATCTGCATCAGCAAGTAGCAGAAAAATATACCCAAAAGGGATTGCTAATCAATTTAGATGCGGCAGATCTGCAAGCGGGAGCACCCGTTAAGGAATGGAAAAATACTGGCGCGCTCGGTGGCCAATTTAAGACCGACGGCAAAGCTCTCGTTGCTGATTTTATTGCAGGTAAAAAGGCGCTTATATTCACCGGCAGGGAATCATTAGCATCAAGTTTTAACGTACCGCTTTCATTAGCAGGGAATAACAGCTATACAGTATCATTTTGGGCATATGCGCCTCAATTAAAGGATGATAACCCGCTGCTGGCCTGGAGCAATGATAACGACCAGCTGACTGCCGCAACATTCGGTTATGGCACCAATCGCGATTTTGGCGCGGCACAGCATTCCGGTTTTGCTGACATACCATATACACATAGCGCACAATTAGCCGGCAAATGGCACCATATAGCCATTACTTTTGACGGCACTTTTGAAAAGGTTTATGTGGATGGCACGCTCAACAACCAGGAAAACAAGATGCTGTTTGTAAAACGTGCCGCAAATTTTGTGTTGGGTAGTGATCATGACAGGCAGTCACACTTTTCTGGCGCTATTGTCTCCTTACAAGTGTATGACAGGCCATTAGCGGAACCGGCAATTAAGGCATTGTATACCAACGTTAAGCCATCGCGTATTGCGATATACCTTGATGCGGCTAAATTATCCTATGGAAAACTGCAAAACTGGGCCAATGAAGGCGATGCGGGTGAAAGCTTGAACGCTTCTAATGCCGTGCCGGTGGTTCAGGATGTTGCAGGCCGTATCAGCGTAAAGTTCCCTGAAAAAACTTCGTTAACATTAAGCGAGCCGCTTGCTTTAAAAAGTAATTACAGCATTGTAGCCAGCATGTTTGATACCAAGTCTGCCGCAGGTAGATGGCATTTAATTATCAAAACTTATAACGGTAATACCACTAAGAAATTTATTGACGGCGTGCCATCAGCCAACACCGATGCATTGAATATAAACGCGGCAGGTAATGCGATAGAAGGCCTTTCAGGCGCTATTGCAGGGCTGAGCGTGTACAGATATGCATTAAGCAATGATGAAATAAGAATGTTGAATAATGTGTGGCAGCAGAACCTGCATTTACCTATTGACAGCGCATTAGCCTTTAAACAAAATCCCAAAGCCCTTACAACCGGAATGGTGCGCATGGAGGCCGCAGATTATGCTAAGAACAGCAATAACAGCTTACAATATAATTTTACCAGGCTGGTTAATAATACCCCGGTTAAACAAAGCGGCTGGGTTGATGAGCCTTATTACATCGATTATGGCTTATCGGTAGATCAGCAGTATAGTTATGTATTTAAGGTGAGGGATAATGCGGGTAATGTTACGGGCGATAGCAAGGCGTTAAATGCTTCAACAGCATCAGCTCAGTTTACTGTTTGTACTGATGATTTTTCTAAGCAGAACGATTACCTATTATCGGGTGTAAATGGCTCGATATGGGATGGTTTTATTGGCAAAGGCGACAAGCAATCGGCACAGCATATTATAGCTAAAAACGACACATTAACGCTGGAATCAGATAATACTTATTGGGATGGCTCCGCACCTTACGGACCGTTCATCTACAAAAATGTGATCGGTGATTTTGTTGCCGAAGTGGAAGTAAGCAATGTAAGCGGATTAGCCGAAAAGAAGGTGGCAGGGAATAATGATGCGGGTTTAATGGTACGATTCGCCAACAATTTAGGCGACAGCACGCATACCGAACAATTGCTACAGAACAGCATTTTCCCGGCATGGAATGTAGGGAACATGTTTACCAATTTTGCCTACGGCGACCGCCGCCAGACCAACATCCAAACTGCCTGGAACTACAATAAATACCTGCAAATACAACGGGAAGGTAACTGGTTCTATGTGCGTACCAGCAGCGATAATGTTAACTGGGTTGATCTGCCCGGAAGTCCGGCTTTGCGAGTGGACCTTGATAAAAAACCGGTGCAGGTAGGTTTATACCAATGTACTTATGGGCCAAAAGGTGGCTTTGCAAGCTTTGCTGATTTTAGGTTGATACAGGGCAAATAA
- a CDS encoding S9 family peptidase, with protein sequence MRFLSPRLLLSVSALMVTQAMYAQQQKVVPYYPTSQQILESYIRQNKLDSTLKTIPLNSRINANWQGDAFWYVKRLAGNGQEYEYMNAVTGVKSKVFDQQRLVEGIKTATGKKTDATKLNISKMFFNADKSAITFKKDTTWLQCNLSTYQVTKTTDTLHDFYDNEKPLQSRTYRWESVQRDSISPDKKWAAYAKGGNLFVKEIGSGKESQITEDGTLDHPYGEFSWSPDSKNVIGYLIDPKKSKEVYFVLSSVPGTTRGQLKSHEYDQPGDEFTSYTPYIFSIAEKRKIKVDIDKIDFFGAPEAHWRKGSSRYYSYERVDRGHQRFRVIEVDVTNGNTRNIIDEKTKTFIYEQRIYTRYLPDTHEIVWITEQDGWRHIYLVNDVTGTEKLITKGDWVVRDIDSVDSKKREIWFTASGMNAGEDPYFIHYYRIGFDGKNMVDLTPAKGNHTVFFSPDRKYYLDTYSEVNVAPVTELHETGSRKKIAEIEHTDMQPLLATGVKLPEVFVAKGRDGKTDIWGVIYRPSNFDSSKAYPIIEDIYAGPQDSFVPKSFSPINEMQSIAELGFIVVQMDGMGTANRSKAFHDVCWKNLADGGFADRILWIKAMAKQYPQADTTRVGIYGTSAGGQNSAAAVLFHPEFYKAAVSACGCHDNRIDKQWWNEQWMGYPVGPHYEQQSNITNAGKLKGNLLLIVGEADQNVPPESTYRFADALIKNNKDFDLLTVPGANHTDGGPYGRRKKRDFFVKHLLHVDAPGRDIGEH encoded by the coding sequence ATGCGTTTTTTATCACCACGTTTGTTGTTGAGCGTGTCTGCCCTTATGGTTACGCAGGCCATGTACGCGCAGCAGCAAAAAGTTGTACCGTATTACCCAACAAGTCAGCAGATTTTGGAGTCGTACATCAGGCAAAATAAGCTTGATTCAACGCTTAAAACAATTCCACTAAATAGCCGCATCAATGCCAACTGGCAGGGCGACGCGTTCTGGTATGTTAAGCGTCTTGCAGGCAATGGGCAGGAATACGAATACATGAACGCTGTTACAGGCGTAAAATCAAAAGTGTTTGACCAACAGCGTTTGGTTGAGGGCATTAAAACAGCAACCGGCAAAAAAACAGATGCGACGAAGCTGAACATCAGCAAAATGTTTTTTAATGCTGATAAAAGCGCGATCACCTTTAAAAAGGATACCACCTGGCTGCAGTGCAATTTAAGCACCTACCAGGTTACTAAAACAACCGATACCCTGCACGATTTTTACGATAACGAAAAGCCCCTGCAATCCCGTACCTATCGCTGGGAATCGGTACAAAGAGATTCTATATCGCCTGATAAAAAATGGGCGGCATATGCCAAAGGCGGTAACCTTTTTGTAAAGGAGATCGGCAGCGGCAAGGAATCGCAGATAACCGAAGATGGCACTCTGGATCATCCTTATGGTGAATTTTCATGGTCGCCTGATAGCAAAAATGTGATCGGTTACCTTATCGATCCCAAAAAATCAAAGGAAGTATATTTTGTATTGAGCTCGGTGCCGGGTACAACGCGAGGTCAATTAAAATCACATGAATACGACCAGCCGGGCGATGAGTTTACTAGCTATACGCCCTATATTTTCAGTATTGCAGAGAAGCGCAAAATTAAGGTTGATATTGATAAGATAGACTTTTTTGGCGCGCCCGAAGCGCACTGGCGTAAAGGCAGCAGCCGTTACTATTCTTATGAAAGGGTCGACAGGGGCCACCAGCGTTTCAGAGTTATTGAGGTGGATGTAACCAATGGTAACACCCGTAATATCATCGACGAAAAAACAAAAACCTTTATTTACGAGCAGCGCATTTATACCCGCTACCTGCCCGATACGCACGAAATTGTTTGGATAACCGAGCAAGACGGCTGGCGGCATATTTACCTGGTAAATGATGTTACCGGGACCGAAAAACTGATTACCAAAGGCGACTGGGTAGTACGTGATATTGATAGCGTAGATAGCAAAAAAAGAGAGATCTGGTTTACGGCCAGCGGCATGAATGCAGGTGAAGATCCTTATTTTATCCACTACTACCGCATAGGTTTCGATGGCAAAAATATGGTTGACCTGACACCGGCCAAAGGTAACCATACCGTATTTTTCTCTCCCGACAGGAAATATTATTTAGACACCTATTCAGAAGTAAATGTTGCCCCGGTTACTGAGCTTCATGAAACCGGCAGCCGCAAAAAAATAGCGGAGATAGAGCATACCGATATGCAGCCCTTACTGGCAACAGGTGTAAAATTACCCGAAGTGTTTGTAGCAAAAGGCAGGGATGGCAAAACAGATATTTGGGGCGTGATCTACCGCCCAAGTAATTTTGATAGTTCAAAGGCCTATCCAATCATCGAAGATATTTATGCCGGTCCGCAGGATTCATTTGTGCCGAAAAGCTTTTCGCCGATAAATGAAATGCAGAGCATTGCGGAGCTGGGCTTTATTGTGGTGCAGATGGATGGTATGGGCACAGCCAACAGGTCGAAAGCATTTCATGATGTGTGTTGGAAAAACCTGGCAGATGGTGGCTTCGCCGATCGTATTTTATGGATAAAGGCCATGGCTAAACAGTATCCGCAGGCTGATACGACAAGAGTTGGTATATATGGTACTTCAGCAGGCGGGCAAAATTCGGCAGCCGCAGTGTTGTTCCATCCTGAGTTTTATAAAGCAGCAGTATCGGCATGTGGTTGCCACGATAACCGGATTGATAAACAATGGTGGAACGAGCAGTGGATGGGCTACCCTGTTGGGCCTCATTATGAGCAGCAAAGCAACATAACCAACGCTGGCAAGCTAAAAGGTAATCTTTTACTGATTGTTGGCGAGGCCGATCAAAATGTTCCGCCGGAATCGACCTACCGTTTTGCCGACGCGCTGATAAAAAATAACAAGGATTTTGATCTGCTAACCGTCCCCGGCGCTAACCATACAGATGGTGGCCCATACGGGCGTAGAAAGAAACGTGATTTCTTTGTAAAGCACTTATTGCATGTTGATGCTCCGGGCAGGGACATAGGCGAGCACTAA
- a CDS encoding DUF5695 domain-containing protein, translated as MRIQRNLVAAVILIICLISGGQTAMAQDPWKALEIRPSTLGLDNGFLTFKTGALQLQLVKSSQTVAALNPVSDTQFDFTPHDRLKLRSCDRMYQLGDIDLRLRVEGETEWTKYSTSTKRAPVSVLTVNDDKVLAAADLSATLPAGIPLNVQRYYELIDGHLVLLFKLKNTSDKNVEIGSLGIPMIFNNIMQGKSLEETHAQNVFYDPYIGKDAGYLQVTRLNGHGPALVVVPYGKTPFEAYSPLLDDPTPRGIDFEGFYEWMVHSKAYAENEWKKAEPWNTPTSFTLKPGETTEYGVKFLLADSIKGIESTLIANKRPVVVGVPGYVLPMGTKAKLFLNYDEKVKSLQVEPEGALTLNETVAENDKWKAYQIEGKIWGRARLTITYEDGLSQTINYKVIKAEGDMLKDFGHFLTNEQWYVNKNDPFHRDQSVISYDYETKKQVTQDSRVWISGLSDEGGAGSWLGAMMKELIQPDKAEIDKLQHFVNHTLWGVIQHDEGKQKYGVKKSVYYYAPKEMPAGTYSDSVDHKTWTAWNHEAANDVGRSYNYPHVAAAWWVMYRLSRNHTGLVTEQNWQWYLDHAYQTTMAMINQAPYYVQFGQMEGTVFYLILMDLKAEGWNDKAAIFEKAMKVRADHWDTLQYPFGSEMPWDSTGQEEVYLWSSYFGYTNKAEVTIDAILGYMPTVPNWGYNGSARRYWDFLYGGKLSRIERQLHHYGSGINAIPVLAEYRKKPSDLYLLRVGYGGVMGSVSNITQDGFGPAAFHSFPSTLKIDGLSGDYGPNFFGYAVNISTYIMHDDNLGWLAFGGNLVQKDNWIDVKITNGAKSRVFIAAAGLWLTLDAGTFNTVSYNTTTGAVSVLLDAADKYTPSARLHIKQTANVIGAGTYSLGTAKIRGAYVIALKNSEVKVNLTHHK; from the coding sequence ATGCGCATCCAAAGAAATCTTGTTGCGGCAGTAATATTGATCATTTGCCTGATATCCGGCGGTCAGACGGCTATGGCGCAGGACCCATGGAAAGCTTTGGAAATCAGGCCCTCAACCCTCGGGCTTGATAATGGCTTCCTGACTTTTAAAACAGGTGCATTGCAATTGCAGTTAGTTAAATCGTCACAAACAGTAGCGGCTTTAAATCCGGTTAGCGATACTCAGTTTGATTTTACCCCACACGACAGGCTTAAACTGCGCAGCTGCGACCGCATGTATCAGCTAGGCGATATTGATCTTCGCTTAAGGGTGGAGGGTGAAACAGAATGGACAAAATATTCCACCTCAACAAAAAGAGCACCGGTAAGCGTCTTAACGGTTAACGATGATAAGGTTTTGGCAGCGGCCGATCTTTCGGCTACATTACCCGCAGGTATTCCGCTAAATGTACAGCGCTATTATGAGCTGATCGATGGGCATCTGGTTCTGCTTTTTAAACTGAAAAATACAAGCGATAAAAATGTAGAGATCGGTTCATTAGGCATCCCGATGATCTTTAATAATATTATGCAGGGTAAATCACTCGAAGAAACCCATGCGCAAAATGTTTTTTATGATCCCTACATAGGTAAAGATGCGGGCTATTTACAGGTTACCCGCCTGAACGGGCATGGGCCAGCCTTGGTAGTTGTGCCTTATGGGAAAACTCCGTTTGAAGCTTATAGTCCGTTATTGGATGATCCTACCCCGCGCGGAATCGACTTTGAAGGTTTTTACGAGTGGATGGTACACAGCAAGGCTTATGCTGAAAACGAATGGAAAAAGGCAGAACCATGGAACACCCCAACATCATTCACCTTAAAACCGGGTGAAACTACCGAGTATGGCGTAAAATTCTTACTGGCCGATTCTATAAAAGGTATTGAAAGCACACTGATAGCTAACAAACGTCCTGTAGTTGTTGGCGTACCCGGCTATGTATTGCCAATGGGCACTAAAGCCAAGCTGTTTTTGAATTATGATGAAAAAGTAAAATCGTTGCAGGTTGAGCCGGAAGGCGCTTTAACGCTGAACGAAACAGTAGCTGAAAATGATAAATGGAAGGCATATCAAATTGAAGGAAAAATATGGGGCAGGGCACGCTTAACCATAACTTATGAGGATGGGCTTTCGCAAACCATAAATTATAAAGTGATAAAGGCCGAAGGCGATATGCTAAAAGATTTTGGTCATTTCTTGACCAATGAGCAATGGTATGTAAATAAAAATGATCCTTTCCACCGCGATCAATCGGTGATCAGTTATGATTATGAAACCAAGAAACAGGTAACTCAGGATAGCCGTGTATGGATCTCGGGTTTAAGTGACGAAGGTGGCGCGGGCAGCTGGCTCGGCGCTATGATGAAGGAACTGATTCAGCCGGATAAGGCCGAAATTGATAAACTTCAGCATTTTGTAAACCATACTTTATGGGGCGTAATTCAGCACGATGAGGGTAAACAAAAGTATGGCGTAAAGAAAAGCGTTTATTACTATGCACCTAAGGAAATGCCGGCAGGTACTTACAGTGACAGTGTAGACCACAAAACCTGGACTGCCTGGAACCACGAAGCCGCTAATGATGTGGGCCGTTCATATAACTATCCGCATGTTGCTGCTGCATGGTGGGTGATGTACCGTTTATCGCGTAACCACACAGGTTTGGTAACCGAGCAAAACTGGCAATGGTATCTTGATCACGCGTATCAAACTACCATGGCCATGATAAACCAGGCGCCCTATTATGTACAGTTCGGGCAAATGGAGGGTACTGTATTTTATTTAATATTGATGGATTTAAAAGCGGAAGGCTGGAACGATAAGGCCGCGATATTTGAAAAAGCCATGAAGGTACGCGCTGATCACTGGGATACTCTGCAATATCCTTTCGGTAGCGAAATGCCCTGGGATTCAACCGGGCAGGAGGAAGTCTACCTGTGGTCGTCATACTTTGGCTATACCAATAAGGCCGAGGTTACTATCGATGCCATATTGGGCTATATGCCAACCGTTCCAAACTGGGGCTATAATGGTTCGGCTCGCCGTTATTGGGACTTTTTATATGGCGGCAAACTTTCACGTATCGAGCGCCAACTGCACCATTATGGTTCAGGCATAAATGCTATACCTGTTTTAGCTGAATACAGGAAAAAACCAAGCGATCTTTATTTACTGCGTGTAGGGTATGGCGGTGTAATGGGCTCTGTTTCAAATATCACGCAGGATGGCTTTGGCCCGGCTGCATTCCACTCATTCCCGTCAACGCTTAAAATTGATGGCTTATCAGGTGATTACGGTCCGAACTTTTTTGGCTATGCCGTGAATATCTCCACCTATATTATGCATGATGATAACCTGGGCTGGCTGGCATTTGGCGGTAACCTGGTTCAAAAAGATAACTGGATTGATGTTAAAATAACCAACGGTGCAAAATCGCGCGTGTTTATAGCAGCTGCCGGGCTTTGGCTTACCTTAGATGCGGGTACGTTTAACACGGTATCATACAATACCACTACCGGCGCTGTATCTGTATTGCTTGATGCTGCCGATAAATACACGCCAAGCGCACGCCTGCATATCAAACAAACTGCAAATGTTATTGGGGCAGGTACATATAGTTTAGGTACAGCTAAAATACGTGGCGCTTATGTAATCGCTTTAAAAAATAGTGAGGTGAAAGTAAATCTCACCCACCATAAATAG
- a CDS encoding putative Ig domain-containing protein — protein MYKFILTLFISACLNICLAQNTHFIKPDSARFITGTQDNYRDITFNDQAWKMQKLGEVWQSQGYPDYHGYAWYRIHVHIPSSLKKSAIWADSLRIYLAHVNDVDETYFNGVKIGKIGSFPDDKGGYVSKWPAVRSYCIPANSNLIKWDADNVIAVNVYDGGGTGGIFMGEPFIDMLEKTDGIEFTAKAISFLPGDKAQRKLLLQNKFNTTITGTFHYKIIDAAQHITLKEANVITVLAPFASKEFTLDFPHREGIELTYDYTEKTSGKGKSFTEVAPYILTPIASNSPVINGPAVLGAMAGHAILYRIPVSGARPINYSVSGLPNGLTLDAKTGIISGAIGANGSYPVMLTATNSIGKYQKVFTIKVGDKLALTPPMGWNSWNCWGLSVSAEKVKSSANALIEKGLADYGWSYINVDDGWQAPQRAASGEIVANDKFPDMAALGTYLHGQGLKFGIYSSPGTKTCGGFLGSLGHEGQDASTYQKWGVDYLKYDLCSYTDIIGEDTSLAIQQKPYIIMRDALKKQQRDIVYSLCQYGIKDVWKWGAEMNGNLWRTTEDITDTWESLYDIGFKQDNLYPYAHPGGWNDPDMLIVGMVGWGESLHPTRLTPYEQYTHISLWSMLSAPLLIGCDISKLDDFTLNLLKNKEVIDVDQDVAGQQAKKVIEENNFQVWVKTMADGSHVIGIFNLNNAYASYGLKLSKAGINQLSTIRDIWRQKDLGKHLSDVSFNIPPHGVRLIKVTSPPTP, from the coding sequence ATGTATAAATTTATACTTACGCTGTTTATAAGTGCCTGTTTAAATATTTGTCTGGCACAAAATACCCATTTCATAAAGCCGGATTCGGCACGTTTTATAACCGGTACGCAGGATAACTATAGGGACATTACTTTCAATGACCAGGCCTGGAAAATGCAAAAACTAGGTGAGGTTTGGCAAAGTCAGGGTTATCCGGATTATCATGGCTATGCCTGGTACCGCATCCATGTTCATATCCCCTCATCATTAAAAAAGAGCGCCATTTGGGCCGATAGTCTGCGTATTTACCTTGCCCATGTTAACGATGTTGATGAAACCTATTTTAACGGGGTGAAGATCGGCAAGATCGGCTCGTTCCCTGATGATAAGGGTGGTTATGTAAGCAAATGGCCCGCCGTTCGCAGCTATTGCATTCCGGCTAATAGTAACCTTATAAAATGGGATGCGGATAATGTGATAGCCGTAAATGTTTACGACGGCGGCGGCACAGGCGGCATATTTATGGGCGAACCATTTATTGATATGCTCGAAAAAACCGACGGCATTGAGTTTACGGCCAAAGCGATCAGCTTTTTACCCGGTGATAAGGCGCAGCGTAAACTACTGCTGCAAAACAAGTTCAATACGACTATCACCGGTACCTTTCACTATAAAATAATTGATGCGGCGCAGCATATCACCCTAAAAGAAGCTAATGTTATTACTGTTTTAGCACCGTTTGCATCAAAGGAGTTCACACTTGATTTTCCGCACCGTGAGGGGATAGAGTTAACGTATGATTATACAGAAAAAACATCAGGCAAGGGCAAAAGCTTTACCGAAGTTGCTCCCTATATATTAACGCCAATTGCATCGAACAGTCCGGTTATTAATGGTCCGGCTGTTTTGGGCGCTATGGCAGGGCATGCTATTTTATACAGGATCCCTGTAAGCGGCGCAAGACCTATAAATTACAGCGTGAGCGGCTTGCCAAATGGCTTAACCCTGGATGCCAAAACAGGGATCATCTCTGGTGCTATCGGCGCAAATGGTTCGTACCCCGTAATGCTTACGGCAACCAACAGCATAGGTAAATACCAAAAAGTATTCACTATTAAAGTAGGCGATAAACTGGCATTAACGCCACCAATGGGCTGGAACAGCTGGAATTGCTGGGGACTAAGCGTAAGTGCCGAAAAGGTAAAAAGTTCGGCCAATGCGCTGATTGAAAAAGGATTGGCTGATTATGGTTGGAGCTATATTAATGTTGATGATGGCTGGCAGGCACCACAGCGGGCAGCATCAGGCGAGATAGTGGCTAATGATAAATTTCCGGATATGGCGGCCCTGGGTACATATCTTCACGGGCAGGGTTTAAAGTTCGGGATCTACTCATCTCCAGGCACAAAAACCTGTGGCGGATTTTTAGGCTCATTGGGCCATGAGGGGCAGGACGCATCAACCTATCAGAAATGGGGAGTCGATTATTTAAAATACGACCTGTGCAGCTATACCGATATTATTGGCGAAGATACCTCGTTAGCTATCCAGCAAAAGCCTTACATCATTATGCGCGATGCATTGAAAAAGCAGCAGAGGGACATTGTTTACAGTCTGTGCCAATACGGTATCAAGGATGTTTGGAAATGGGGCGCGGAAATGAACGGCAACCTGTGGCGCACTACCGAAGATATTACCGACACCTGGGAAAGCCTTTATGATATTGGTTTTAAACAAGATAATTTATACCCCTATGCGCACCCCGGTGGCTGGAACGACCCCGATATGCTGATAGTAGGCATGGTAGGCTGGGGCGAAAGCTTGCACCCCACTCGTTTAACGCCTTATGAGCAATATACCCATATCAGCTTGTGGTCGATGCTATCTGCCCCCTTGCTTATTGGCTGCGATATCAGCAAGCTGGATGATTTTACTCTTAACCTGCTAAAAAACAAAGAGGTAATTGATGTTGACCAGGATGTAGCCGGGCAACAAGCTAAAAAGGTGATCGAGGAAAATAATTTCCAGGTATGGGTAAAAACCATGGCCGATGGGAGTCATGTAATAGGCATATTTAATTTAAACAACGCCTATGCAAGCTACGGGCTTAAGTTAAGCAAAGCCGGGATCAATCAGCTGTCAACCATCAGGGATATATGGCGACAAAAGGATCTGGGCAAGCATTTAAGCGACGTTTCATTCAATATTCCGCCTCATGGGGTAAGGCTCATTAAGGTTACGAGCCCCCCGACCCCCTGA